A window from Cryptomeria japonica chromosome 1, Sugi_1.0, whole genome shotgun sequence encodes these proteins:
- the LOC131857340 gene encoding uncharacterized protein LOC131857340, with product MLIGETEAVQKETECLIKKALYLTLNEEGRSKKLKFEELLKGVNIIDFEPDNKYMQDDLIDIELMFEPQQEQEENKDEEKAEGKSSTMQLVNTPSIDTQTASITKKVSVNIDESQKEKIDDKKDEEAPLNFQPIDNQPPSVKESINEKKDEAASVNEQNVDNQPPPVKDTTEKDKIEKEKTKKVKVEKKETEEKRTREKKTTPKITPESKKKIIDDDDDVSVSIKGPIDMDNLSSSQLMEIARAMKSRAQNKRMKEQRRKIEIIRTIVDILSSLLPKTDTKYFITPMDKLGQLITDARDQLKTFEEVAYIRVEKCYKKKRAKQLMFV from the exons atgttaataggagagaccGAAGCAGTCCAAAAGGAGACCGAGTGTTTGATAAAAAAGGCTTTATATCTCACCCTGAATGAAGAAGGTAGATCTAAAAAACTAAAGTTTGAAGAACTTCTTAAGGGAGTTAATATTATAGATTTTGAACCTGACAACAAGTATATGCAGGATGATCTTATTGATATTGAACTG ATGTTTGAACctcaacaagaacaagaagaaaacaaagatgaagaGAAAGCAGAAGGGAAGAGCTCAACTATGCAACTAGTTAATACACCGTCTATAGATACTCAGACTGCATCGATAACTAAAAAAGTAAGTGTAAATATTGATGAAAGTCAAAAGGAAAAGATAGATGATAAGAAGGATGAAGAAGCACCACTTAATTTTCAACCCATTGACAATCAACCACCATCGGTCAAAGAAAGTATTAATGAAAAGAAGGATGAGGCAGCATCGGTGAATGAACAAAATGTGGACAATCAACCACCACCGGTAAAGGACACCACTGAAAAAGATAAGAtagagaaggagaaaacaaagaaaGTAAAGGTAGAGAAAAAGGAGACAGAGGAGAAGAGAACAAGAGAAAAGAAGACTACACCTAAGATCACTCCTGAGTCCAAGAaaaaaataattgatgatgatgatgatgtctcGGTTAGTATTAAAGGCCCTATTGACATGGACAACTTAAGTTCCTCTCAATTAATGGAGATTGCACGTGCAATGAAATCTAGAGCCCAAAATAAAAGAATGAAGGAACAACGGAGAAAGATAGAAATAATCAGAACAATAGTTGATATCTTGTCTAGTCTCCTACCCAAGACTGATACTAAATATTTTATTACTCCCATGGACAAACTTGGACAGTTAATTACCGATGCTAGAGATCAACTTAAAACTTTTGAAGAAGTAGCATATATACGAGTTGAAAAGTGCTACAAGAAGAAAAGGGCAAAACAACTGATGtttgtgtag